A genomic window from Pseudoalteromonas piratica includes:
- the rmf gene encoding ribosome modulation factor gives MKRQKRDRLERAHSQGYKAGLAGRSKEMCPYDNIDPRSQWLGGWREAMEDRTMFKS, from the coding sequence ATGAAGAGACAAAAAAGAGATCGTTTAGAAAGAGCACATTCTCAAGGTTATAAAGCAGGCCTAGCAGGTCGTTCCAAAGAAATGTGTCCGTATGACAATATTGACCCAAGATCTCAATGGCTCGGTGGATGGCGAGAAGCGATGGAAGATCGCACAATGTTTAAATCATAG
- a CDS encoding acyl-CoA dehydrogenase family protein, which translates to MNFNLTEDQQAFAETAKQFAMSELLPNAGKWDQEHIFPKDVIQKAGELGFCGLYTPEEAGGLGLSRLDSSIIFEQLAMGCTATTAMLTIHNMATWMIASFGTDEVKAQYCDELVMGQLLASYCLTEPGSGSDAASLKTKAVLEGDEYVISGSKMFISGAGETDLLVVMARTGEDGPKGISAFVVDANAAGIEYGKAEEKMGWNAQPTRLISFDGVRIPKQNLLGQEGEGFKFAMMGLDGGRINIATCSIGTAQQALNTAKEYMLERKQFGKPLAAFQALQFKLADMNTELVAARQMVRLAAFKLDEKDPERTTYCAMAKRYATDVGFKVCDDALQLHGGYGYIKEYPLERHFRDVRVHQILEGTNEIMRLIIGRRILAEGSQEIL; encoded by the coding sequence ATGAATTTTAATTTAACTGAAGATCAACAAGCGTTTGCAGAAACCGCGAAACAATTTGCAATGAGCGAATTATTACCAAATGCGGGCAAGTGGGATCAAGAACATATTTTTCCAAAAGACGTAATCCAAAAAGCGGGTGAACTAGGTTTCTGTGGTTTATATACACCAGAAGAAGCTGGCGGTCTTGGTTTATCGCGTCTTGATTCGAGCATTATTTTCGAGCAGTTGGCAATGGGCTGTACAGCAACCACTGCCATGTTAACCATTCACAATATGGCTACCTGGATGATTGCAAGTTTTGGTACTGATGAGGTTAAAGCGCAGTATTGTGACGAACTTGTGATGGGTCAATTGCTTGCATCGTATTGTTTAACAGAACCAGGTTCAGGTTCTGATGCGGCATCTCTTAAAACCAAAGCGGTTTTAGAAGGGGATGAATACGTTATTTCTGGTTCAAAAATGTTTATCTCAGGCGCTGGCGAAACTGATTTATTAGTTGTAATGGCGCGCACTGGTGAAGATGGCCCGAAAGGCATTTCGGCTTTTGTTGTTGATGCAAACGCAGCTGGTATTGAATACGGTAAAGCTGAAGAAAAAATGGGTTGGAATGCACAGCCTACACGTCTGATTTCGTTTGATGGTGTGCGTATTCCAAAACAAAACTTACTTGGTCAAGAAGGCGAAGGCTTTAAATTTGCCATGATGGGCTTAGATGGCGGCCGCATTAATATTGCGACCTGTTCAATTGGTACTGCGCAGCAAGCACTTAACACAGCAAAAGAATATATGCTTGAGCGTAAGCAATTTGGTAAACCGTTAGCAGCGTTCCAAGCACTGCAATTTAAATTAGCTGATATGAACACAGAACTGGTAGCTGCCCGTCAAATGGTACGCCTTGCTGCATTTAAATTAGATGAAAAAGATCCTGAGCGCACTACGTATTGTGCTATGGCAAAACGCTATGCAACCGATGTTGGCTTTAAAGTATGTGACGATGCACTGCAACTTCACGGTGGCTACGGTTATATCAAAGAATATCCGTTAGAGCGTCACTTCCGTGATGTGCGTGTACACCAAATTTTAGAGGGCACCAACGAGATTATGCGCCTGATAATTGGTCGTCGTATTTTAGCTGAAGGTTCACAAGAGATTCTGTAA
- a CDS encoding SDR family oxidoreductase produces the protein MQVNGKTIVITGGAQGLGLAMAKHFADKGASIALIDMQQEMLVNAKSELGTTTGVIRTYVCNVTQEQEVEDTFNQINNDFGQIDGLVNNAGILRDGLFLKVKDGKVANKMSLEQFQSVIDVNLTGVFLCGREAANHMINNGNKGVIINMSSVARAGNMGQTNYAASKAGVVAMTTTWARELGRYGIRVAAIAPGVIRTAMTDAMKPEAKERLLKMKPVGRLGEADEIAHTANFIFENDFVTGRVMEIDGGITF, from the coding sequence ATGCAAGTTAATGGTAAAACCATTGTTATTACCGGTGGTGCGCAAGGGTTAGGGCTTGCGATGGCAAAACACTTTGCAGATAAAGGCGCAAGTATTGCCCTTATTGATATGCAACAAGAAATGCTTGTAAATGCAAAATCAGAGTTAGGCACTACCACGGGTGTTATTCGTACTTATGTCTGTAATGTAACGCAAGAACAAGAAGTTGAAGACACGTTTAACCAAATTAACAATGATTTTGGTCAAATTGATGGCTTAGTAAATAATGCGGGTATTTTACGTGACGGCTTATTCTTAAAAGTAAAAGATGGCAAAGTTGCAAACAAAATGTCACTTGAGCAGTTTCAATCGGTCATTGATGTTAACTTAACCGGCGTATTTCTATGTGGCCGAGAAGCGGCAAACCATATGATTAATAACGGTAACAAAGGCGTTATTATTAATATGTCGAGTGTGGCGCGTGCTGGCAATATGGGGCAAACCAATTACGCTGCTTCAAAAGCCGGTGTTGTTGCAATGACAACCACTTGGGCACGTGAATTAGGCCGCTATGGTATTCGTGTAGCTGCGATTGCACCTGGTGTTATTCGCACCGCAATGACCGATGCAATGAAGCCTGAAGCAAAAGAGCGTTTACTTAAAATGAAACCTGTTGGTCGTTTAGGTGAAGCAGATGAAATTGCGCATACAGCAAACTTTATTTTTGAAAACGACTTTGTTACTGGCCGCGTAATGGAAATTGATGGTGGTATCACTTTCTAA
- a CDS encoding acetyl-CoA C-acyltransferase, translating into MSVENSQIDPVVIVSAKRTAMGGFMGALSSVNATDLGATAIKSSIESCDLNADIIDEVIMGCVLPAGLGQAPARQAMIKAGLNLATGATTINKVCGSGLKAAMLAHDLIKADSINVAVAGGMESMSNAPYFLPKARGGFRMGHGEIKDHMMADGLEDAYDNKAMGCFAQETADKYGLTRDDMDTFAISSLSKANAAIESGAFEAEIAPHTYSSRKGDVTVAIDEQPGNARPEKIPSLRAAFAKDGTITAANSSSISDGAASLVLMKASKAAELGLTPLCEIKAHATNSHIPAEFTTAPIGAMEKVLDKAGWSKEDVDLWEINEAFAMVTMLAINEMQLDNNKVNVNGGACALGHPIGASGARILVTLIHALKNRGLNKGVASLCIGGGEAVAMAIEVK; encoded by the coding sequence ATGTCTGTTGAAAATTCTCAAATCGATCCGGTAGTAATTGTGAGTGCAAAACGCACTGCAATGGGCGGTTTTATGGGTGCTTTATCATCGGTAAATGCAACTGATTTAGGAGCTACTGCTATTAAAAGTAGTATTGAAAGCTGCGACTTAAACGCTGATATCATCGACGAAGTAATTATGGGCTGCGTTTTACCAGCAGGTCTTGGTCAAGCACCAGCACGTCAAGCAATGATAAAAGCAGGGCTTAATTTAGCAACAGGCGCAACAACTATTAATAAAGTATGCGGTTCAGGCTTAAAAGCAGCGATGTTAGCTCATGACTTAATTAAAGCAGACAGCATTAATGTTGCGGTTGCTGGCGGTATGGAAAGCATGAGTAATGCACCTTACTTCTTACCAAAAGCACGTGGCGGTTTCCGTATGGGCCATGGTGAAATTAAAGATCATATGATGGCCGATGGTTTAGAAGATGCGTACGACAACAAAGCAATGGGTTGTTTTGCTCAAGAAACAGCTGATAAATATGGCTTAACCCGTGATGATATGGATACGTTTGCCATTTCATCTCTTTCTAAAGCCAACGCTGCAATTGAAAGTGGTGCATTTGAAGCTGAAATTGCGCCACATACCTATTCAAGTCGTAAAGGTGATGTGACAGTAGCAATCGATGAGCAGCCAGGTAATGCCCGTCCTGAAAAAATTCCAAGCCTACGTGCAGCATTCGCAAAAGATGGCACCATTACAGCGGCAAATTCATCGTCTATTTCTGACGGTGCAGCGTCACTTGTTTTAATGAAAGCATCTAAAGCAGCAGAGCTTGGTTTAACACCACTTTGTGAAATTAAAGCCCATGCGACAAATTCACATATTCCAGCTGAATTTACGACAGCGCCAATTGGTGCGATGGAAAAAGTGTTAGACAAAGCTGGCTGGTCCAAAGAAGACGTTGATCTTTGGGAAATTAATGAAGCATTTGCCATGGTAACTATGCTTGCTATTAACGAAATGCAACTTGATAACAATAAAGTAAACGTGAATGGTGGTGCATGTGCACTTGGTCACCCAATCGGTGCAAGTGGCGCACGTATTTTAGTAACGCTTATTCATGCACTTAAAAACCGTGGCCTAAATAAAGGCGTGGCATCACTGTGTATTGGTGGTGGTGAAGCGGTTGCAATGGCAATCGAAGTAAAATAA
- a CDS encoding enoyl-CoA hydratase: MSAQIKLSIEGHIAVVTMSNPPANTWTKETLTQLRDMVADLNNNKDVYSLVITGEGEKFFSAGADLNLFASGDKGVAAEMSIIFGQAFEALSNFRGVSIAAINGYAMGGGLEVALACDLRIAEEQAQMALPEAKVGLLPCAGGTQNLAWLVGEGWAKRMILCGERLTAEKAHNIGLVEEVVAKGEAFDKAMALAKQVEEQSPTSVAACKSLIQHSRSGTMSSALPLERELFINLFDTQDQKEGVNAFLEKRKANWVNG; the protein is encoded by the coding sequence ATGAGCGCACAAATCAAATTATCGATTGAAGGGCATATCGCAGTTGTTACTATGTCTAATCCACCGGCAAATACGTGGACCAAAGAAACACTGACGCAACTTCGAGATATGGTCGCTGATCTGAATAACAATAAAGATGTGTATTCGCTTGTGATCACAGGGGAAGGTGAAAAATTCTTCTCAGCTGGCGCTGACCTAAACCTATTTGCAAGTGGCGACAAAGGCGTTGCCGCTGAAATGTCGATTATTTTTGGCCAGGCGTTTGAAGCGTTAAGTAACTTCCGTGGTGTATCTATTGCAGCGATTAACGGTTATGCCATGGGTGGCGGTTTAGAGGTTGCACTTGCATGTGATTTACGCATTGCTGAAGAACAAGCGCAAATGGCATTGCCTGAAGCAAAAGTGGGTTTATTACCTTGTGCTGGCGGTACGCAAAACCTTGCATGGCTTGTTGGAGAAGGCTGGGCGAAACGCATGATTTTATGTGGTGAGCGATTAACTGCCGAAAAAGCCCATAATATTGGACTTGTGGAAGAGGTTGTTGCTAAAGGCGAAGCGTTTGATAAAGCAATGGCGCTTGCTAAGCAAGTAGAAGAACAAAGCCCAACTTCTGTTGCTGCGTGTAAATCACTGATCCAACATAGCCGCTCAGGCACTATGAGTTCAGCTTTACCACTTGAACGTGAACTTTTCATCAACCTATTTGATACGCAAGATCAAAAAGAAGGCGTGAATGCCTTTTTAGAAAAGCGTAAAGCAAACTGGGTGAACGGCTAA
- a CDS encoding MerR family transcriptional regulator, whose amino-acid sequence MSTENTEQTFSISELAKEFDITTRSIRFYEDQGLVTPRRQGQTRIYSKRDKVRLKLILRGKRLGFTLAETGRLFELYDADKSSATQLKIMLELISDKKAHLEQQMDDIKVVLMELVTAERRCRDTLKNLDDA is encoded by the coding sequence ATGAGTACAGAAAATACAGAACAGACCTTTAGTATTAGCGAACTTGCAAAAGAATTTGATATTACAACTAGAAGCATTCGTTTTTATGAAGACCAAGGTTTGGTAACGCCCCGCCGTCAAGGGCAAACACGTATCTATAGTAAACGCGATAAAGTGCGTTTAAAACTGATCTTACGAGGTAAACGCCTAGGATTTACGCTAGCTGAAACAGGCCGTTTGTTTGAGCTATATGATGCCGACAAATCAAGTGCAACTCAACTTAAAATTATGCTTGAGCTAATCTCAGATAAAAAAGCGCATCTTGAGCAGCAAATGGATGACATTAAAGTTGTTTTAATGGAACTCGTTACCGCTGAACGTCGCTGTCGTGACACACTTAAAAACCTAGACGACGCTTAA
- the fabA gene encoding 3-hydroxyacyl-[acyl-carrier-protein] dehydratase FabA, translating to MEQKNSYNKAELEACGRGEMFGEGNCRLPSDNMLMMDRIINITDEGGEYGKGEIVAELDIDPSLWFFDCHFKGDPVMPGCLGLDAMWQLVGFFLGWSGGPGLGRALGVGEVKFTGQILPTAKKVTYRLNMKRVIKRKLFMGLADGTVEVDGRVIYEAKDLKVGLFQDTSAF from the coding sequence ATGGAACAGAAAAACAGTTATAACAAAGCCGAATTAGAAGCATGTGGTCGTGGTGAAATGTTTGGAGAAGGCAATTGCCGCCTACCTTCAGATAATATGCTAATGATGGATCGCATTATCAATATCACTGATGAAGGCGGTGAATATGGTAAAGGTGAAATCGTAGCAGAACTTGATATCGACCCTAGCCTTTGGTTTTTCGACTGTCACTTTAAAGGTGACCCAGTAATGCCAGGTTGTTTAGGCCTTGATGCTATGTGGCAATTAGTGGGCTTTTTCTTAGGTTGGTCTGGTGGTCCAGGTCTTGGCCGTGCACTCGGTGTAGGTGAAGTTAAATTTACGGGTCAAATTTTACCTACAGCTAAAAAAGTAACGTATCGTTTAAATATGAAACGTGTAATTAAGCGTAAATTATTTATGGGTCTTGCAGATGGTACGGTAGAGGTTGATGGCCGTGTAATCTATGAAGCGAAAGATTTGAAAGTTGGTTTATTCCAAGATACTAGCGCGTTTTAA
- a CDS encoding protein kinase domain-containing protein → MSKAIRNFYINEEQSIYLLSHIDAKKHKKWLKICEKQLEKLGYHDVKVIGSGAFGFVFVGTNSQGKECVFKFSRITLAQSVRDRLEDEGYMLSQVKNPMVPEFYAFERIKKQGILMMAYAKGDNLEQVSLQQGRVSVPFLVNLGLELRNILLALRNHKTGFTEQPIVHGDIKPSNIVWDKDTNQFSLVDWGSSVFAQEDGFGNPVAANMMDLMSHDANYSNARMGDVYFIGDEQMSGAKSSPRFDEQGVASTLYALASAQSCRFGNQILPAKSLGLPVEFANIIDGMLSKDKTTRDLSGDYFIKNMPKIAKSYLPDLTLHQDKPLIPFWHHPFDDTPDTVVYSSRKQFLRQADSEKQLTKVEDAQLDRYYREFLVDMGDTEKAFLASISRLAKYPVVGGLSYQWREDNLYVESNLVLHDETYRKAFTQAVNNTIRIAQGIKQKGLFKCCLFDARQTIQLERDQEGALIFDELPTLKYSVSEMPDSEIVRPHSYFEDGKDPDEQLSLPNEILKAVFGLNQIHHTGCIIIESLPERIKVHYYYRLLDPAKKGLFENLLNRIMSNIVRIRDVGVAGFMKLPYKNTREFSLCDQHPSFYYPKNPKLFIENQMDKSQS, encoded by the coding sequence ATGTCTAAAGCCATTCGTAATTTTTATATCAATGAAGAGCAATCTATTTACTTGCTTTCCCATATTGATGCTAAAAAACACAAGAAATGGCTTAAAATTTGTGAAAAGCAGCTCGAAAAACTGGGTTACCATGATGTCAAAGTAATTGGTTCAGGCGCATTTGGCTTTGTCTTTGTTGGTACTAATTCGCAAGGTAAAGAGTGTGTATTTAAGTTTTCTCGTATAACGCTTGCACAAAGTGTACGGGATCGCTTAGAAGACGAGGGCTATATGCTTTCGCAAGTAAAAAACCCCATGGTGCCGGAATTTTATGCATTTGAACGCATAAAAAAACAAGGTATCTTAATGATGGCCTATGCTAAAGGCGATAACCTTGAGCAAGTTAGTTTACAACAAGGCCGCGTGTCAGTACCTTTTTTAGTAAATCTTGGTCTCGAACTTCGCAATATATTGCTGGCCCTTCGTAATCATAAGACTGGCTTTACAGAACAACCTATAGTTCATGGTGATATCAAACCGTCTAACATAGTTTGGGATAAAGACACTAACCAGTTTTCCCTAGTGGATTGGGGCTCCAGTGTGTTTGCGCAAGAAGATGGCTTTGGCAACCCTGTAGCTGCCAACATGATGGATTTAATGAGCCATGATGCCAATTACTCTAATGCTCGTATGGGTGATGTGTATTTTATTGGTGATGAGCAGATGTCGGGCGCTAAATCCTCGCCTCGTTTTGATGAGCAAGGTGTAGCATCTACACTTTATGCGTTAGCGTCTGCGCAATCATGTCGTTTTGGTAATCAAATCTTACCCGCTAAAAGTTTAGGCTTACCGGTTGAGTTTGCCAATATTATTGATGGTATGCTTAGTAAAGATAAAACAACGCGAGATTTATCTGGTGATTATTTTATTAAAAATATGCCCAAAATTGCCAAAAGTTATTTGCCTGATTTAACCCTGCATCAAGATAAACCGCTCATTCCATTTTGGCACCATCCCTTTGATGATACACCGGATACTGTTGTTTACAGTTCACGAAAACAGTTCTTACGCCAAGCTGATAGTGAAAAACAACTCACAAAGGTGGAAGATGCCCAATTAGATAGATACTACAGAGAGTTTTTAGTGGATATGGGTGATACTGAAAAGGCCTTTTTAGCATCTATTTCACGTTTAGCAAAATACCCTGTGGTAGGCGGCCTAAGCTATCAATGGCGTGAAGATAATCTATATGTTGAATCTAATTTGGTGCTGCATGATGAAACTTACCGTAAAGCCTTTACACAAGCTGTAAATAACACTATTCGTATTGCGCAGGGCATAAAACAAAAAGGGTTATTTAAGTGTTGTTTATTTGATGCAAGGCAGACAATTCAGCTTGAGCGAGACCAAGAGGGCGCGCTTATTTTTGATGAATTACCTACTTTAAAATATTCTGTCTCAGAAATGCCTGACAGTGAAATAGTAAGGCCGCACAGTTACTTTGAAGACGGCAAAGACCCTGACGAACAACTATCTTTACCAAATGAAATTCTAAAAGCGGTATTCGGTTTAAACCAAATTCACCACACAGGCTGTATTATCATAGAGTCACTGCCTGAGCGTATAAAAGTGCATTATTACTATCGTTTGCTAGATCCTGCTAAAAAAGGCCTATTTGAAAACTTACTTAATCGTATTATGTCTAACATCGTACGTATACGTGATGTTGGCGTTGCAGGGTTTATGAAACTACCTTATAAGAACACGCGAGAATTTTCTCTTTGTGATCAACATCCTAGCTTTTACTACCCGAAAAACCCCAAATTATTCATTGAAAATCAAATGGATAAGAGTCAATCATAA
- the mmsB gene encoding 3-hydroxyisobutyrate dehydrogenase: MIMANIGFIGLGNMGGPMAANLVKAGHAVTVFDLNDSAVSELVEKGANSATTALACAEEKDFVITMLPAGKHVKSIYLDENGVGAALTNNTQVIDCSTIDADTAKFVASELAKRDVSFVDAPVSGGVAGATNGTLTFIVGGSDTEFENAKTVLADMGKNIFHAGDHGAGQVAKICNNMLLAILMAGTSEALQMGIDNGLDAKVLSDIMLQSSGRNWTLELYNPCPNVLENVPSSNDYKGGFMVDLMAKDLGLAMETANSSQSNVPLGRLSQSLYQLMQNQEMGNLDFSSIFKLFNKDS; this comes from the coding sequence ATAATCATGGCAAATATTGGATTTATTGGTTTAGGTAATATGGGCGGCCCAATGGCTGCAAACCTTGTTAAAGCGGGTCATGCAGTTACGGTATTTGACTTGAATGATTCTGCTGTATCTGAACTGGTTGAAAAAGGTGCGAATAGTGCCACAACGGCTTTAGCATGTGCTGAAGAAAAAGACTTTGTCATTACCATGCTACCTGCAGGCAAACATGTTAAGTCTATCTATTTAGATGAAAACGGTGTTGGCGCAGCACTTACAAATAATACACAAGTGATCGATTGCAGCACAATTGATGCTGATACGGCTAAATTTGTTGCAAGTGAACTTGCTAAGCGCGACGTAAGTTTTGTTGATGCACCGGTTTCTGGTGGTGTAGCTGGCGCTACAAATGGCACATTAACCTTTATTGTTGGCGGTAGCGATACAGAATTTGAAAATGCAAAAACTGTTTTAGCTGATATGGGCAAAAACATTTTTCATGCAGGGGATCATGGTGCAGGGCAAGTTGCTAAAATCTGCAACAACATGCTGCTAGCAATTTTAATGGCAGGTACCAGCGAAGCGCTTCAAATGGGTATCGATAATGGCCTTGATGCAAAAGTCTTATCAGATATTATGCTGCAAAGCTCTGGCCGTAACTGGACGTTAGAATTATATAACCCATGTCCGAATGTGCTTGAAAATGTGCCAAGCTCAAATGACTATAAAGGTGGCTTTATGGTTGACTTAATGGCAAAAGATCTTGGCCTTGCGATGGAAACTGCAAATAGCAGTCAATCAAATGTACCGCTAGGGCGTTTATCACAAAGCTTATACCAGTTAATGCAAAATCAAGAGATGGGTAATCTAGACTTCTCATCAATCTTTAAATTGTTTAATAAGGATTCTTAA
- a CDS encoding CoA-acylating methylmalonate-semialdehyde dehydrogenase gives MVKVPLYINGEMRQSESNEWLDVVNPANQEVLAQVPLATDSEIDEAIASAKETFKTWKDVPVTERARIMMRYAALLKEHHDELATIICHELGKTFEDAKGDVWRGIEVVEQAANAPALMMGETVENVARNIDTYSYMQPLGVCAGITPFNFPAMIPLWMFPMAIVCGNTFILKPSEQDPLTPMRLVELFEEAGAPKGVLQVIHGTKHQVDRILDEPSVRAISFVGSCGVGEYIYSRGTANLKRVQACVGAKNHMVIMPDAKKERAISNLVGASVGAAGQRCMGISVAVFVGQSKEWINELKEEFTKVRPGVWNDPEAAYGPQTSPQAKARILSIIESGKAQGATCLIDGSDFVVEGYEKGNWIGPTLFTDVTREMDLYKEEIFGPVLACICVDTLEEAIKIINESPYGNGTSLFTACGAAARKFQHEIEVGQVGINVPIPVPLPFFSFTGWKGSFYGDQHTYGKQGVRFYTETKTITARWFEDDIATGPNMSINLR, from the coding sequence ATGGTAAAGGTTCCTTTATATATTAATGGCGAAATGCGCCAATCGGAATCAAACGAATGGTTAGATGTTGTAAACCCAGCTAACCAAGAAGTACTGGCACAAGTGCCTCTAGCAACAGACAGCGAAATTGACGAAGCGATTGCGTCTGCTAAAGAAACGTTTAAAACGTGGAAAGATGTACCTGTAACAGAACGTGCACGCATTATGATGCGCTACGCAGCACTTTTAAAAGAACACCATGACGAGTTAGCAACGATTATCTGCCATGAATTAGGCAAAACCTTTGAAGATGCTAAAGGCGATGTGTGGCGTGGTATTGAAGTTGTTGAACAAGCAGCTAACGCGCCTGCATTAATGATGGGTGAAACTGTTGAAAACGTAGCGCGTAATATCGATACCTATTCGTATATGCAGCCACTTGGTGTGTGTGCTGGTATTACACCATTTAACTTTCCTGCGATGATCCCACTTTGGATGTTCCCAATGGCGATTGTTTGCGGTAATACCTTTATTTTAAAACCGTCTGAGCAAGATCCGCTTACACCAATGCGTTTAGTTGAACTGTTTGAAGAAGCTGGCGCACCTAAAGGTGTATTACAGGTTATTCACGGTACAAAACATCAAGTAGACCGTATTTTAGACGAGCCAAGTGTACGTGCAATTTCATTTGTTGGTTCATGTGGTGTTGGTGAATACATCTATTCACGTGGTACAGCGAATCTTAAACGTGTTCAAGCCTGTGTTGGTGCTAAAAACCACATGGTAATTATGCCTGATGCAAAAAAAGAGCGCGCCATTTCAAACCTTGTTGGTGCATCGGTTGGTGCGGCTGGTCAGCGCTGTATGGGTATTTCAGTTGCTGTATTTGTAGGTCAATCAAAAGAATGGATTAACGAATTAAAAGAAGAATTTACTAAAGTACGTCCTGGCGTTTGGAATGACCCAGAAGCTGCCTATGGCCCACAAACATCGCCACAAGCAAAAGCACGTATTTTATCAATTATCGAAAGTGGTAAAGCACAAGGTGCAACGTGTTTAATTGATGGCTCTGATTTTGTTGTTGAAGGTTATGAGAAAGGTAACTGGATAGGCCCAACGTTATTTACTGATGTAACGCGTGAAATGGACTTATACAAAGAAGAAATTTTCGGCCCTGTGCTTGCGTGTATTTGCGTTGATACATTAGAAGAAGCAATCAAAATCATCAACGAAAGCCCATACGGTAATGGTACGTCTTTATTTACTGCTTGCGGGGCGGCCGCACGTAAATTCCAGCATGAAATTGAAGTAGGCCAAGTAGGTATTAACGTGCCAATTCCGGTACCTCTTCCTTTCTTCTCATTTACCGGTTGGAAAGGCTCATTCTACGGTGACCAACATACCTATGGTAAACAAGGTGTTCGCTTTTACACTGAGACCAAAACAATTACTGCACGCTGGTTTGAAGATGATATCGCAACCGGTCCAAATATGAGTATCAACCTACGATAA
- a CDS encoding enoyl-CoA hydratase/isomerase family protein yields MAVVTFETKNTDNGFVIGIATLNVEKALNALNLEMIELLYNQLLDWQSDENVSMVLLQGAGDKAFCAGGDVVSLFNAMHTGEPSDYIETFFTKEYRLDYLIHNYAKPLCVWGNGIIMGGGLGLMAGASHRVLTESSRIAMPEITIGLYPDVGGSYFLNKMPTQVGLFLGLTGASINAQDALYIGLGDTVIEHQFKSELIDSLISTKWSTNADENHQALSHLLTMFNAKSDIELPANVESHNAVFAAMAEVEELVDKVDAILSFETNDKWLTRAQKGLSHGSPLSAHLVYQQLKHANGLSLKACFQMELGMSVRCGQLGEFKEGVRALLIDKDNAPKWQFDAISNVDSGVIESFFNVEWPNGHPLTDL; encoded by the coding sequence ATGGCTGTTGTTACGTTTGAAACAAAAAATACCGATAACGGCTTTGTTATCGGTATCGCAACCTTAAACGTTGAAAAGGCACTTAATGCGCTTAATCTTGAAATGATTGAGCTGCTATATAACCAGCTACTTGATTGGCAAAGTGATGAAAACGTTAGCATGGTGCTATTACAAGGTGCGGGCGATAAAGCGTTTTGCGCCGGTGGTGATGTAGTTAGCTTGTTCAATGCAATGCATACCGGCGAGCCAAGCGACTACATCGAGACGTTTTTCACTAAAGAGTATCGTTTAGATTACCTTATACATAATTATGCAAAGCCACTATGTGTGTGGGGTAACGGCATTATTATGGGTGGCGGCCTTGGTTTAATGGCAGGTGCATCGCACCGAGTATTAACCGAATCATCACGTATCGCGATGCCTGAAATTACCATTGGTTTATACCCAGATGTCGGTGGCAGTTATTTTCTAAATAAAATGCCAACACAAGTGGGTTTATTTTTAGGATTAACCGGCGCATCGATTAATGCCCAAGATGCACTTTATATTGGTTTAGGCGATACCGTAATTGAACATCAGTTTAAAAGTGAGCTAATTGATTCACTGATAAGTACAAAATGGTCCACCAATGCGGATGAAAACCATCAGGCATTAAGTCATTTATTAACAATGTTTAATGCGAAAAGTGATATTGAGCTGCCAGCCAATGTGGAATCACACAACGCAGTATTTGCTGCAATGGCAGAAGTTGAGGAACTTGTTGATAAGGTAGATGCCATTTTATCGTTTGAAACAAACGATAAATGGCTCACACGTGCGCAAAAAGGCCTTTCACATGGTAGCCCACTGAGTGCCCATTTAGTATATCAACAGCTTAAACATGCAAATGGCTTATCACTCAAAGCCTGCTTTCAAATGGAGCTAGGCATGAGTGTACGCTGTGGTCAGCTTGGTGAATTTAAAGAAGGTGTGCGTGCATTACTCATTGATAAAGACAATGCGCCTAAATGGCAATTTGACGCCATCAGCAATGTAGATAGCGGTGTGATTGAATCATTCTTTAATGTTGAATGGCCAAACGGGCACCCACTAACGGATTTATAG